Proteins found in one Promicromonospora sukumoe genomic segment:
- a CDS encoding LacI family DNA-binding transcriptional regulator produces MRVTLRDVAERAGVSFKTVSNVINGHPNVRPETRERVESAIAELRYRPNTSARSLRHGRAGFLAIALPELTSPYFAGLASELAAAARAVGQSVLIEETSGDLAGERAVLDGLPSHLVDGVVFSPLVTPVAEVAQRRDGTPLVLLGEYGEPAGVDHVGVDNVAAARDVTRHLLDLGRRRIAGIGLQSGDGTGRLRGEGYLAALADAGVAADPALVVETTDYHRASGADAVAGLIDRGVAFDAVFCFNDLMALGALRALHEHGLRVPQDVAVAGFDGIEDGEFSVPSLTTVTPDLPRLAAEAVRLVMRRIAEPGAPAEHVVVPHRITARESTRDALPPAASPA; encoded by the coding sequence GTGAGGGTGACGTTGCGCGACGTGGCGGAACGCGCCGGGGTCTCGTTCAAGACCGTGTCGAACGTGATCAACGGGCACCCGAACGTGCGTCCCGAGACGCGTGAGCGGGTCGAGTCGGCGATCGCGGAGCTGCGCTACCGGCCCAACACGTCGGCGCGGAGCCTGCGCCACGGGCGGGCCGGGTTCCTGGCGATCGCGCTGCCGGAGCTGACGTCGCCGTACTTCGCGGGGCTGGCCTCCGAGCTGGCCGCGGCGGCGCGGGCGGTGGGGCAGTCGGTGCTCATCGAGGAGACGTCGGGCGACCTGGCCGGGGAGCGCGCCGTGCTCGACGGGCTGCCGAGCCACCTGGTCGACGGCGTCGTCTTCAGCCCGCTGGTCACCCCGGTCGCGGAGGTCGCGCAGCGGCGGGACGGCACGCCGCTGGTGCTGCTGGGGGAGTACGGGGAGCCCGCGGGCGTGGACCACGTGGGCGTGGACAACGTCGCGGCGGCCCGGGACGTCACGCGGCACCTCCTGGACCTGGGCCGACGTCGGATCGCGGGCATCGGCCTGCAGAGCGGCGACGGCACCGGCCGGCTGCGCGGCGAGGGCTACCTGGCCGCGCTGGCGGACGCCGGTGTGGCCGCCGACCCGGCGCTCGTGGTCGAGACCACGGACTACCACCGGGCCAGCGGCGCCGACGCCGTGGCCGGGCTGATCGACCGCGGCGTCGCGTTCGACGCGGTGTTCTGCTTCAACGACCTGATGGCGCTGGGCGCGCTGCGCGCCCTGCACGAGCACGGGCTGCGGGTGCCGCAGGACGTGGCCGTCGCCGGGTTCGACGGCATCGAGGACGGCGAGTTCTCCGTGCCGTCCCTGACCACCGTGACGCCCGACCTGCCCCGGCTCGCCGCGGAGGCGGTGCGCCTCGTGATGCGGCGGATCGCCGAGCCCGGCGCCCCCGCCGAGCACGTCGTGGTGCCGCACCGGATCACGGCCCGGGAGAGCACCCGTGACGCCCTGCCCCCGGCGGCGTCCCCGGCCTAG
- a CDS encoding helix-turn-helix transcriptional regulator, translated as MAGKNTELADFLRRARSQGDASRAGLPADGRVRRVPGLRREEVAFLAGVSTDYYARLEQGRRIVPSPSAVDAIGRALGLDQAGRAHLADLIGLGSASVQPRTRPVQRVRPGLYQLLDALGDAPVLVLGRRADVLAQNRMGRALFTDFERLPAPRRNYARWMFLDDGARSLFVDWEEQARAAVENLRLEAGNDPADRATSALIAELREASPEFGDWWAEHRVYQRTYGSKRLRHPVVGDLTVEYETLALPGDPGTTLYVYSAEPGSPSQRALSLLASWSLTTTPGTAAP; from the coding sequence ATGGCCGGGAAGAACACGGAGCTGGCGGACTTCCTGCGTCGCGCGCGCAGCCAGGGCGACGCGTCACGCGCCGGCCTGCCCGCCGACGGCAGGGTCCGCCGCGTGCCCGGCCTGCGCCGCGAGGAGGTCGCGTTCCTGGCCGGCGTCTCGACCGACTACTACGCCCGGCTGGAGCAAGGACGGCGGATCGTGCCGTCGCCGTCGGCCGTCGACGCCATCGGGCGAGCGCTCGGGCTGGACCAGGCCGGACGTGCCCACCTGGCCGACCTCATCGGGCTCGGCTCCGCGTCGGTCCAGCCGCGCACCCGTCCCGTCCAGCGCGTCCGTCCCGGGCTGTACCAGCTCCTCGACGCCCTCGGCGACGCGCCCGTGCTGGTGCTGGGCCGCCGCGCCGACGTGCTCGCCCAGAACCGCATGGGCCGGGCCCTGTTCACCGACTTCGAGCGGCTCCCGGCGCCGCGCCGCAACTACGCGCGCTGGATGTTCCTCGACGACGGCGCACGGTCGCTGTTCGTCGACTGGGAGGAGCAGGCCCGCGCCGCTGTCGAGAACCTGCGGCTGGAGGCCGGGAACGACCCCGCCGACCGTGCTACGTCCGCGCTGATCGCGGAGCTGCGAGAGGCCAGCCCCGAGTTTGGCGACTGGTGGGCCGAGCACCGCGTCTATCAGCGCACGTACGGGTCCAAGCGGCTGCGGCACCCCGTCGTCGGCGACCTCACCGTCGAGTACGAGACCCTCGCCCTGCCCGGCGACCCCGGCACGACGCTGTACGTCTACTCGGCCGAGCCGGGCTCGCCGTCCCAGCGCGCGCTGAGCCTGCTGGCGAGCTGGTCCCTGACGACGACGCCCGGCACCGCCGCACCGTGA
- a CDS encoding SDR family NAD(P)-dependent oxidoreductase, with protein MSYPTDRPATWFVTGASRGLGLELVRQLLERGENVAATTRSTERLTNALDDVDTSRLLALTVDLADQAQVNRAVAATTERFGGLDVVVNNAGYGYLAAVEEVSDDDARSMFDVQVFGVWNVLRAVLPRFRAQRSGHVINVSSILGLLSFPGWSLYAAGKFALEAITESLAAEVADHGIRVNLVEPGYMRTDFLRPVSLGLPTDTNEAYPAVREMVEQHLGMPGTQLGDPAKAAAAIITVATSGAAPLHQILGSDSLGLAAGRLQSLSDDVEASRPLAATTDIPEAPAA; from the coding sequence ATGTCCTACCCCACCGACCGCCCCGCCACCTGGTTCGTCACCGGCGCCTCCCGCGGGCTCGGCCTTGAGCTCGTCCGGCAGCTCCTGGAGCGTGGCGAGAACGTCGCCGCCACCACCCGCTCCACCGAGCGCCTGACCAACGCGCTCGACGACGTCGACACGAGCCGGCTGCTCGCCCTGACCGTCGACCTGGCCGACCAGGCGCAGGTGAACCGGGCTGTGGCTGCGACGACGGAGCGCTTCGGCGGCCTCGACGTCGTCGTGAACAACGCCGGGTACGGCTACCTCGCCGCCGTCGAGGAGGTCTCGGACGACGACGCCCGCTCGATGTTCGACGTCCAGGTCTTCGGCGTCTGGAACGTGCTGCGCGCGGTGCTGCCGCGCTTCCGGGCCCAGCGCAGCGGGCACGTGATCAACGTGTCCTCGATCCTCGGCCTGCTCTCGTTCCCCGGCTGGAGCCTGTACGCGGCAGGCAAGTTCGCGCTGGAGGCGATCACGGAGTCCCTGGCCGCCGAGGTGGCGGACCACGGCATCCGCGTGAACCTCGTCGAGCCCGGCTACATGCGCACCGACTTCCTGCGGCCCGTGTCGCTCGGCCTGCCGACGGACACGAACGAGGCGTACCCGGCCGTCCGCGAGATGGTCGAGCAGCACCTCGGGATGCCGGGCACCCAGCTCGGCGACCCCGCGAAGGCGGCCGCGGCGATCATCACCGTCGCCACCTCCGGCGCGGCGCCCCTGCACCAGATCCTCGGCTCGGACTCGCTCGGCCTGGCGGCCGGCCGCCTCCAGAGCCTGTCCGACGACGTCGAGGCCTCCCGCCCGCTCGCGGCGACCACGGACATCCCCGAGGCGCCGGCGGCCTGA
- a CDS encoding UBP-type zinc finger domain-containing protein codes for MTDECTHLDQVAVLEPENREGCPECLALGGTWVHLRSCLVCGQVGCCDSSPAKHATAHFKESGHPLMRSVEPGEGWGYCYTDDAMISSTTLGTRKY; via the coding sequence ATGACCGACGAGTGCACGCACCTGGACCAGGTCGCGGTCCTCGAGCCCGAGAACCGGGAGGGCTGTCCGGAGTGCCTGGCCCTCGGCGGCACCTGGGTCCACCTGCGCAGCTGCCTGGTCTGCGGGCAGGTGGGCTGCTGCGACTCCTCCCCGGCCAAGCACGCGACGGCGCACTTCAAGGAGTCCGGCCACCCGCTCATGCGGTCCGTCGAGCCGGGCGAGGGCTGGGGCTACTGCTACACCGACGACGCGATGATCTCGTCGACCACCCTGGGCACCCGCAAGTACTGA
- a CDS encoding GNAT family N-acetyltransferase gives MDHPRVRETTEQDESAVLQLMTEYMTWALATFEQTYGFAMGTNARHTSADLDKFRRPSGLLAIAWADGGAADGGTYTAGAEPAGVAALRVQDGGVVEIKRMFVRPGHRGTHLGSEMLDWLLERSQDDLGAHIVRLDSNRFMGDAHRLYESRGFVERTPYAGSEIPAELQHLWRFYELRLG, from the coding sequence TTGGATCACCCCCGGGTCCGCGAGACCACCGAGCAGGACGAGTCCGCGGTGCTCCAGCTCATGACGGAGTACATGACGTGGGCGCTCGCGACGTTCGAGCAGACCTACGGCTTCGCGATGGGCACGAACGCGCGGCACACGAGCGCGGATCTGGACAAGTTCCGCAGGCCGTCGGGGCTGCTGGCGATTGCCTGGGCGGACGGCGGAGCGGCGGACGGCGGGACGTACACGGCCGGCGCCGAACCCGCCGGCGTCGCCGCGCTGCGCGTGCAGGACGGCGGCGTGGTCGAGATCAAGCGGATGTTCGTGCGCCCCGGGCACCGCGGGACGCACCTCGGCTCGGAAATGCTGGACTGGCTGCTGGAACGCTCCCAGGACGACCTCGGAGCCCACATCGTGCGCCTGGACAGCAACCGCTTCATGGGCGACGCGCACCGCCTCTACGAGTCGCGCGGGTTCGTCGAGCGCACGCCGTACGCGGGGTCCGAGATCCCCGCGGAGCTCCAGCACCTGTGGCGGTTCTACGAGCTCCGGCTCGGCTGA
- a CDS encoding family 43 glycosylhydrolase — MEIRLVAALATVALVVSAVALPAAGGTPPATAAPATTDRTGTDRAALPSSGTTYTNPITDPFSDTYADPAVIRGKDGWWYLYATSDPLVTGGPFGDMHVAKSRDLASWEYVGTIFDDENKPAWAADASYFWAPDIRYVDGQYVMYYTVTDTAANPDPWDYTIGVATAPTPTGPWTDSGGPVLDPRPAPGGGYLNTIDPALFADDDGSRYLYFGGFNGGIWVTELDETGTRAVGEPTRVTVADRYEGAFVVKRDGWYYLMGSSANCCSGPVTGYSVYTGRSRSPLGPFTDHEGVGMNESRVGGTLVVAQNGNRWIGVGHHAVFSDVSGQDWMLYHGIDRDDAWLNEPGGVNRRPTLLDRMDWIDGWPVVNAGAGPSEGAQTAPVAASELGIVSADPASGHALRRVTGTLARGTDGSGDAGSIARLVPDRRHSAVVQTKAAPRDVRVETDVRLPDADGAFTVRVGGAGPAAVSVRLDAGAHELVVGQGRQTARAALPETTDLTDWRVLTVEARDGGIAARLSSSGLGDVDAEVRFEPRTPLPRKAPVRLVADGAEAQLDNLTVVAAHEPVTERVAEPEAGAVTFAEEFDGGLDAGWRWQHGPADVDVADGALTWPLTGADLVGTRNDAPVLLRDAPEGDYVLEATVHLPLGEDTVRNFQQAGLMVHAGDDDFLRLGSVSIGRTRQVEFGKELTADGAVRFGGFVSGPVADTMHLRLFHTTDPATGEHRYRSATSRDGETWRFGATWTLPADTDPAVGIYAGGGAAPAVSAVFSDVRLRELG, encoded by the coding sequence ATGGAGATCCGGCTCGTAGCCGCCCTCGCCACCGTCGCGCTGGTCGTCAGCGCGGTGGCCCTGCCCGCCGCGGGAGGCACGCCACCGGCGACCGCCGCACCCGCCACGACCGACAGGACCGGCACGGACCGGGCCGCCCTACCGTCGTCGGGCACCACGTACACCAACCCGATCACGGACCCGTTCTCGGACACCTACGCCGACCCGGCCGTGATCCGCGGCAAGGACGGCTGGTGGTACCTGTACGCGACGAGCGACCCGCTGGTCACCGGCGGCCCGTTCGGCGACATGCACGTGGCGAAGTCCCGCGACCTGGCGAGCTGGGAGTACGTGGGCACCATCTTCGACGACGAGAACAAGCCGGCCTGGGCCGCGGACGCCTCCTACTTCTGGGCGCCGGACATCCGGTACGTGGACGGCCAGTACGTCATGTACTACACGGTCACCGACACCGCGGCGAACCCCGATCCCTGGGACTACACGATCGGCGTGGCGACGGCGCCCACCCCGACGGGACCGTGGACCGACTCCGGCGGCCCCGTCCTGGACCCGCGCCCGGCGCCCGGCGGCGGCTACCTCAACACGATTGACCCGGCTCTCTTCGCCGACGACGACGGTTCCCGCTACCTCTACTTCGGCGGCTTCAACGGGGGCATCTGGGTCACGGAGCTCGACGAGACCGGGACACGCGCCGTCGGCGAGCCCACGCGCGTGACCGTCGCGGACCGCTACGAGGGCGCGTTCGTGGTCAAGCGGGACGGCTGGTACTACCTCATGGGGTCGTCGGCGAACTGCTGCTCCGGCCCCGTGACCGGGTACAGCGTGTACACCGGCCGGTCGAGGTCACCGCTCGGCCCGTTCACCGACCACGAGGGCGTGGGCATGAACGAGTCCCGTGTGGGCGGCACGCTCGTCGTGGCGCAGAACGGGAACCGGTGGATCGGCGTCGGGCACCACGCCGTGTTCTCCGACGTGTCCGGGCAGGACTGGATGCTGTACCACGGCATCGACCGCGACGACGCGTGGCTGAACGAGCCCGGCGGCGTCAACCGCCGGCCGACCCTGCTGGACCGGATGGACTGGATCGACGGCTGGCCCGTGGTCAACGCGGGGGCGGGCCCGAGCGAGGGCGCGCAGACCGCGCCGGTCGCCGCGAGCGAGCTGGGCATCGTCAGCGCCGACCCGGCCTCCGGGCACGCGCTGAGGCGCGTCACGGGCACGCTCGCCCGGGGTACGGACGGCTCGGGCGACGCGGGCTCGATCGCGCGGCTGGTCCCGGACCGGCGGCACTCCGCCGTCGTGCAGACCAAGGCCGCCCCGCGCGACGTGCGGGTCGAGACGGACGTGCGCCTGCCCGACGCCGACGGCGCGTTCACGGTGCGCGTGGGCGGCGCCGGGCCGGCCGCCGTGTCGGTGCGGCTGGACGCCGGGGCGCACGAGCTCGTCGTCGGGCAGGGACGGCAGACGGCCCGCGCGGCGCTGCCGGAGACCACGGACCTGACCGACTGGCGCGTGCTGACCGTCGAGGCGCGCGACGGCGGGATCGCCGCGCGGCTGTCGTCGAGCGGGCTGGGCGACGTCGACGCCGAGGTGCGGTTCGAGCCGCGGACGCCGCTCCCCCGCAAGGCGCCGGTGCGCCTCGTGGCCGACGGCGCCGAGGCGCAGCTCGACAACCTGACCGTCGTCGCCGCGCACGAGCCCGTGACCGAGCGGGTCGCCGAGCCGGAGGCCGGTGCGGTCACGTTCGCCGAGGAGTTCGACGGCGGCCTGGACGCGGGCTGGCGCTGGCAGCACGGCCCGGCCGACGTCGACGTCGCGGACGGCGCCCTGACCTGGCCGCTGACCGGCGCGGACCTGGTCGGCACCAGGAACGACGCGCCGGTGCTCCTGCGCGACGCGCCCGAGGGCGACTACGTGCTGGAGGCCACGGTGCACCTGCCGCTGGGCGAGGACACGGTGCGCAACTTCCAGCAGGCGGGCCTCATGGTGCACGCGGGCGACGACGACTTCCTGCGGCTCGGCTCCGTGTCGATCGGCAGGACGCGTCAGGTCGAGTTCGGCAAGGAGCTCACGGCCGACGGCGCGGTCCGGTTCGGCGGCTTCGTCTCCGGGCCTGTGGCCGACACGATGCACCTGCGGCTGTTCCACACCACGGACCCGGCCACGGGCGAGCACCGGTACCGGTCGGCGACGTCGCGCGACGGCGAGACCTGGCGGTTCGGCGCGACGTGGACGTTGCCCGCCGACACCGACCCGGCGGTCGGGATCTACGCGGGCGGCGGCGCGGCGCCGGCGGTGAGCGCGGTGTTCTCGGACGTCCGGCTCCGCGAGCTGGGCTAG